A window of the Eubalaena glacialis isolate mEubGla1 chromosome 9, mEubGla1.1.hap2.+ XY, whole genome shotgun sequence genome harbors these coding sequences:
- the LOC133097361 gene encoding centriole, cilia and spindle-associated protein-like: MGICFYSLKCKARSEYMKRYQEPRWDEYGPCYRALLHYRLGRRLLEQAHAPWLWDDWGPACASDDSALSASSGARAPAPQCAPASPPPPVEPAAREEPEQRARAAPEEELGAEAAGDADAAEDSALPALPVKDIKEKPERQMRTRESDKLPSSTEPQQPPSALPARGSRRAVNSPQRSSAKIKEHKHPFVLYGWGEKQTDTGSQKTHDVCASAPVHEIHESALRAKSRRQVEKRQLSAQRQRAHSADVDRTRRVKPASSENPWMTEYMRCYSARA; encoded by the coding sequence ATGGGAATCTGCTTTTACTCATTAAAATGCAAAGCAAGGAGCGAGTACATGAAGCGCTACCAGGAGCCGCGCTGGGACGAGTACGGGCCGTGCTACCGCGCGCTGCTCCACTACCGCCTGGGCCGCCGGCTGCTGGAGCAGGCGCACGCGCCCTGGCTCTGGGACGACTGGGGCCCGGCCTGCGCCTCAGACGACTCGGCGTTGTCGGCGTCCTCGGGCGCCAGGGCCCCCGCACCCCAGTGCGCCCCGgcctcgccgccgccgcccgtGGAGCCAGCGGCGCGCGAGGAGCCGGAGCAGCGGGCGCGCGCGGCCCCGGAGGAGGAGTTGGGCGCGGAGGCCGCGGGGGACGCGGACGCCGCGGAGGACTCGGCGCTGCCAGCACTGCCAGtgaaagacataaaagaaaaacctgaacgacAGATGAGAACCAGAGAGTCTGACAAATTACCCAGCAGTACCGAACCTCAACAACCACCAAGTGCCTTACCTGCCAGAGGAAGTAGGAGAGCGGTCAACAGTCCTCAAAGGTCATCagctaaaataaaagaacataagCATCCGTTTGTCCTTTATGGGTGGGGAGAAAAACAGACGGATACAGGAAGCCAAAAAACTCACGACGTCTGTGCTTCTGCCCCAGTGCATGAGATTCATGAATCCGCGTTGCGAGCCAAGAGCAGAAGGCAGGTGGAGAAGAGGCAGCTGTCGGCTCAGAGGCAGCGGGCTCACTCCGCCGACGTGGACAGAACCAGGCGGGTCAAGCCTGCCTCGTCGGAGAACCCGTGGATGACGGAGTATATGAGATGCTACTCCGCCAGAGCTTGA